The Virgibacillus sp. MSP4-1 genome has a segment encoding these proteins:
- a CDS encoding amino acid ABC transporter ATP-binding protein — translation MIEVNNLKKSFGNLEVLKDINIDVQEQEVVCVIGPSGSGKSTLLRCMNLLEEPTDGDIYIEGDNLTAPDTNINELRQRLGMVFQQFNLFPHMTVMENVILGPKRLKGKSETEAIELGTHLLEKVGLVDKADVYPDNLSGGQKQRVAMARALAMEPHIMLFDEPTSALDPEMVGEVLQVMKDMAEEGMTMTIVTHEMGFAKEVADRVIFMDEGFIVEQGTPKELFDNPQNERTQAFLSKVL, via the coding sequence ATGATTGAAGTCAATAACTTAAAAAAGTCCTTTGGAAATTTAGAGGTGCTGAAGGATATCAATATCGATGTTCAGGAACAGGAGGTCGTCTGTGTCATTGGTCCGTCCGGTTCAGGAAAAAGTACACTTCTGCGCTGTATGAACCTGTTAGAGGAACCAACAGACGGAGATATTTATATTGAAGGAGATAATCTGACTGCACCTGATACGAACATCAATGAATTGCGTCAAAGACTTGGGATGGTTTTCCAGCAATTTAATCTGTTTCCTCATATGACAGTGATGGAAAACGTGATCCTTGGTCCGAAACGATTAAAGGGTAAATCCGAAACTGAAGCTATAGAATTAGGCACACATCTGCTTGAAAAGGTAGGTTTAGTGGATAAAGCCGATGTTTATCCGGACAATTTATCAGGTGGACAAAAACAAAGGGTGGCGATGGCTCGTGCCTTAGCCATGGAACCACACATCATGCTGTTTGATGAGCCTACCTCGGCCCTGGACCCGGAAATGGTCGGAGAGGTGCTGCAGGTTATGAAGGATATGGCTGAAGAAGGCATGACGATGACCATTGTGACCCATGAGATGGGCTTTGCCAAGGAGGTGGCCGATCGGGTCATCTTTATGGATGAAGGGTTTATTGTGGAACAGGGCACACCGAAAGAGCTATTTGACAATCCGCAAAACGAACGAACACAGGCCTTTTTATCCAAAGTTTTATAA
- a CDS encoding amino acid ABC transporter permease yields METINIILEALPTLLKGMGVTVEVTVISLILAMFIGLVLGIFSITKSKILRTISTVFVDIIRGTPLLVQILFIYFGLPSVIDISLTAFAAGVIAITVNAAAYLVEIFRAGINSIDKGQMEAGRTIGFSYSQTMRLIILPQAVRRMIPAFVNQFIVSIKDTSLLSAIGLAELTLSGQSIYAANFHAFEILFAVGVLYFVIIYSLSLFSRWLERRLDVA; encoded by the coding sequence ATGGAAACCATTAATATTATTCTTGAAGCATTACCTACTCTATTAAAAGGGATGGGAGTGACAGTAGAGGTCACCGTCATTTCCCTGATTCTCGCAATGTTTATAGGACTTGTACTTGGCATATTCAGTATTACCAAAAGTAAAATCCTGCGAACCATCTCAACAGTGTTTGTGGATATTATTCGAGGAACCCCGCTTCTTGTTCAAATTCTGTTTATCTACTTCGGCTTACCAAGTGTGATTGATATCAGTCTGACCGCGTTTGCCGCTGGTGTGATTGCCATTACGGTTAATGCTGCCGCGTACTTAGTTGAAATTTTCCGGGCTGGAATCAACTCTATCGATAAAGGACAGATGGAAGCCGGAAGAACCATTGGCTTTTCTTATAGCCAGACCATGCGTCTTATTATTTTACCCCAGGCCGTACGTCGCATGATTCCCGCCTTTGTTAACCAATTTATCGTAAGTATTAAGGATACTTCACTCCTTTCTGCCATTGGATTAGCTGAGCTGACATTATCCGGCCAATCTATTTATGCAGCGAATTTCCATGCCTTTGAGATTTTATTTGCTGTAGGCGTTCTTTATTTCGTGATTATTTATTCATTAAGCCTGTTCTCCCGCTGGCTTGAAAGGAGATTGGACGTAGCATGA
- a CDS encoding catalase, with product MDKDKSSRNPKHGYNNSKDRQLEPYREKNTGPGKKMTDDNGVKVSNDQTTLRAGRRGPLLFEDYHFYKKQSFFNRERIPEKVVHARGFGVYGEFETYQSLRHLTAAQFLQEPGCKTPVFVRFSNFTGNRGSKDTAIDIRGFATKFYTQEGNYDMLALQFPVFILADSMKFMDLTHAAKPHPKVHIPQASVAHDSFWDYVANNQESAHMVMWLMSMRGRPRSWRMMAGWPINTFRFVNEQGKSTFVRFKWTPKLGVHSLLLDEANIIGGVDPDFHRRDITLAIESGHFPEYELGVQLIAEEDEFKYDFDVLDDTKLWPEEVVPVQPIGKMTLNRLVDNFFAEEEQSAFDPANLVPGIDFTNDPALQGRAFAYRDTELYRHHSSNFENLPVNKPITEKNFNLRKGRMKHRIDVDSVDYHNNSLAGNTPSEASFQEGGYVHYPGKVEGHVTRELPSDSFYDFFSQPRIFWNSLSPIEKQDLLETFVYHLGRVESQSVRQQNVEMWANVDREMACIIADKIGVERPKNSHVPVETSYPSLSQMNTPFYAYTQRVAVLIGDGFNGAEVTSTLNMLKQNGVLFEVISDSLGTVTGTDGTTLHVEKTFITTYPIVYDSIYIVGGRFENKAKLNQDIMDFVKEAYKHYKPIGVASTGQPYIRTSKNNNLAGIVFAENNPNFGHDFLSAIAQQRFWNRT from the coding sequence ATGGATAAGGATAAGTCATCAAGAAACCCAAAGCACGGGTACAATAACAGCAAGGATAGGCAACTGGAACCATACCGTGAGAAAAACACAGGGCCCGGGAAGAAAATGACCGATGATAACGGGGTAAAGGTTTCTAATGATCAGACAACATTAAGAGCAGGCCGGCGCGGTCCACTATTATTTGAGGACTACCATTTTTATAAAAAACAATCCTTTTTTAACCGGGAACGTATTCCTGAAAAAGTTGTTCATGCCCGAGGATTCGGAGTATATGGGGAGTTTGAAACCTACCAGTCCCTGAGACATCTTACGGCGGCCCAATTTCTGCAGGAGCCCGGCTGCAAAACACCTGTATTTGTACGCTTTTCCAACTTCACAGGTAACAGGGGCTCTAAGGATACGGCGATTGATATTCGAGGGTTTGCAACCAAGTTTTATACGCAGGAAGGAAATTATGATATGCTGGCCCTCCAATTTCCGGTTTTCATTTTGGCCGATTCAATGAAATTTATGGATCTGACACACGCAGCAAAACCACATCCTAAAGTTCACATCCCACAGGCTTCGGTTGCACACGACAGCTTCTGGGATTATGTTGCCAATAATCAGGAATCCGCTCATATGGTCATGTGGTTAATGTCCATGCGGGGGCGGCCAAGAAGCTGGCGTATGATGGCAGGCTGGCCTATCAATACATTCCGATTCGTCAATGAACAAGGAAAGTCAACGTTTGTACGATTTAAATGGACGCCGAAGCTTGGTGTGCATTCCTTACTTCTCGATGAAGCGAACATCATCGGGGGAGTGGACCCGGACTTTCACCGCCGCGATATCACTTTAGCCATTGAGAGCGGACACTTTCCTGAATACGAACTCGGGGTTCAGCTTATTGCGGAAGAAGATGAATTTAAATATGATTTTGATGTTTTAGATGATACAAAACTTTGGCCGGAAGAAGTCGTTCCTGTTCAACCAATTGGGAAAATGACGTTGAATCGGCTTGTAGATAATTTCTTTGCAGAGGAGGAACAGTCTGCATTTGACCCTGCCAATCTTGTTCCAGGAATAGATTTCACCAATGACCCCGCACTCCAGGGTAGGGCCTTTGCTTATCGGGACACCGAACTATACCGCCATCACTCTTCTAACTTTGAAAATCTCCCTGTTAACAAACCTATTACAGAAAAGAACTTTAATCTCCGTAAAGGACGTATGAAGCACCGGATTGATGTCGACTCCGTTGATTACCATAACAATTCTTTAGCTGGCAATACACCATCTGAAGCATCCTTCCAGGAGGGTGGATATGTTCATTATCCTGGCAAGGTAGAGGGACACGTGACGAGAGAACTCCCAAGTGATTCATTTTATGATTTCTTTTCACAGCCACGGATCTTTTGGAACAGCCTGTCTCCGATTGAAAAACAGGACTTACTGGAGACCTTTGTTTATCACCTGGGAAGAGTCGAGAGTCAGTCAGTCAGACAGCAAAATGTTGAAATGTGGGCAAACGTCGATCGGGAAATGGCATGTATTATTGCTGATAAAATTGGAGTTGAGCGACCTAAGAATTCACATGTACCAGTAGAAACCAGTTACCCATCTCTTAGTCAGATGAATACCCCATTTTACGCCTATACCCAAAGAGTGGCTGTCTTAATTGGAGATGGCTTTAATGGCGCAGAAGTTACATCAACCTTAAACATGCTGAAACAGAATGGTGTTCTGTTTGAAGTGATTAGCGACAGCCTCGGTACCGTTACAGGAACAGATGGCACAACGCTTCATGTAGAAAAAACATTTATTACAACATATCCTATTGTATATGATTCCATCTATATTGTTGGCGGGCGGTTTGAAAACAAGGCAAAACTAAACCAGGACATTATGGATTTTGTTAAAGAAGCCTACAAACATTACAAACCGATTGGGGTTGCGTCCACCGGCCAGCCTTATATTCGAACTTCTAAAAACAACAACCTTGCAGGGATCGTCTTTGCTGAAAACAACCCAAATTTCGGTCATGACTTTCTCTCCGCCATCGCTCAGCAGCGATTCTGGAATCGAACATAA